Genomic segment of Leptolyngbya subtilissima AS-A7:
GTAGTACTATCAGGTACATGCCAATGAGAAATAAAGTTTCTGAGTTTTTAGCGGCCCACGGTCTGACGGCATACCAGTTGATTAAGGACACTGGTATTGCCCCTGCTACGGGCTACAAGCTGGCCAAGGATGAATCGCACCTCCCCAGCATCCGAGTGCTAGAGGTGCTGTGCGATCGCTACCAGGTACAGCCGTCTGAGTTCATCGAGTGGGTTGATGGTGAGGTGGGATGACCGTAGAGGAAATGGCCAAAATCATCGCTACCGGCGACGTGCCCCTCTCAATCCGCATGAGACAGG
This window contains:
- a CDS encoding helix-turn-helix domain-containing protein, yielding MRNKVSEFLAAHGLTAYQLIKDTGIAPATGYKLAKDESHLPSIRVLEVLCDRYQVQPSEFIEWVDGEVG